The sequence below is a genomic window from Setaria italica strain Yugu1 chromosome IV, Setaria_italica_v2.0, whole genome shotgun sequence.
AATGGGATGCCTGGACTCcttgagccgcttcatctcgtgcCTCGAGGAGCGCGACATGCCTCTATacaagctcctgaagaaatccaaCTAGTTCCACTGGAACGAAGAGGTGCAAGAAGCCTTCGACAAGCTCAAAGCCTTTTCTACCTCGCCTCTGACCTTGGTCTCACCAACCCCGGAAGAGCCCCTGCTGCTCTACATTTCCACGACCACACAAGTGGTCAGCGCGGCGCTCGTCGTGGAACGCGAGGAGCCCAGGCACGCCCTCAAAGTGCAGAGGCCAGTATACTTGGTCAACAAAGTACTGTTTGACACCAAGGTACGCTACCCTCAAATCCAAAAGATGATTTACACCATATTGATTTCGAAGCGCAAGCTCCTCCACTATTTTGAGAGCCACCCGATCATAGTAGTGACATTGGCACCGCTCGAGGAAATCATCCAGAACCGCGACGCCTCTGGTCGCCTAGCCAAATGGGCAACAAAGCTCATGGGCTACCAGATCAGCTATGTGCCAAGGAATGCGATCAAATCGCAGGTTCTCACCAACTTCATCATGGTCGCGGGACACCCTTCCCACTGACGCAGGCCACCCCGAGCTAGTAGCGGAGCCAGCCGCAGGGGTCAAAATGGGCACCCCTGACCTCGTGGTCGCGGCGCTTGAGCCAAGATGGACCACGCCCTTCCTTGACTACCTCCTGCGGGACACCCTCCCCACCGACGCCACTGAGGCGTGCTACCTCGCCAGACGCGCGAAGACCTTTGTGGTCGTCGGGGAGGATCTCTACAAGCGTAGCCCATCAGGCATCCTTCAAAAGTGCATTCCCACCGACCAGGGATGAGAGCTACTTCTAGAGATACATGCTAGCATCTGCAGCCACCATGCAGCCCCGAGGTCACTGACCGATAAGGCGTTCCgacaaggcttctactggcccattGTGGTGGTGGACACCCAGCAGATCGTTCGCTCCTGTGAAGGGTGCCAGTACTACGTGCGGCAGATGCACGTGCCGGCTCAAGAGCTGCAAACCATCCTGATCACATGGCCCTTCGCAGTGTGGGGCCTTGACCTGGTCGGGCCCTTCAAAAGAGCGCCCGTGGGCTACACCCACCTCCCCGTAGCGAtggacaaattcaccaaatggatcgaggtgaacCCATCGCCAAAGTCACATCGGCAGCCGTGGTTAAGCTTTTCCTCGACATCGTCTACAGGTTCGGGGTcccaaactccatcatcactgacaatggcacgcagttcacGGGAAGGAAATTCCTGCGCTTCTGCGACGACTACCACGTAATGGTCGACTGGGCCTCAGTGTCCCACTCACACACCAACGGGCAGGTCAAGCGAGCTAACGGCATGGTCCTGCAAGGCCTCAAGCCTTGCATCTTCGATAGGCTCAAGAAGTTCATGGGGCGGTGGGCACGCGAGGTGCCCGCAGTGCTCTGGAGCCTAAGAATGACCCCAAACAGGTCCACAGGCTTCACACGCTTCTTCATGGTATACGGCACGAGGCCGTCCTCCCCACTGACCTCAACTACGGGGCGCCCCGGGTCAAGGCGTACAATGAGGCAAGGTTGGAAGGGGCCTGCCAGGATGCGCTCGACTAGCTCGACGAAGCGCGAGACGTGGCGCTCCTCCGATCTTCCAAGTACCAACAAGCCCTCCGACGCTACCACAGTAAGAATGTACGAGGTCGTGCCTTCCAGGTCGGAGACCTGGTCCTCCGAAGGGTTTAGACGACCAGAGGCAAGCACAAGCTCATgccaccatgggagggaccctACACTGTAGCTGAGGTCCTATGCCCAGCCGCTTATCGCCTCAAGGACAAGGATGGTGACGTCCTCACCAACTCCTGGAACATCGAGCAGCTAAGTCGCTTTTACCCTCAGATTTGTTGTTTAAGTTTGTACAAACAGTTCACACCATGCAATCAAAAGAAGCGTCATGCTCGATTAAGTTCACAATTTTCTTTTTAACACTCCTGACCGAGCACTTCACGTCAAACGAGGGCAATTGGCGCGACCTGCTCGCGAGGGCTActtgcatgcatatgcattccTAGGCTGCACTTGTGAACACCGCCCACGCCCCCAACCTGTGTCACTCGACCGACCAGGGCAAAAAAAAGTCTTCCGTGGGCTAGTCCTCGGACTTCGTTGCGTAGGGAAGTGGCAAAGGCAAAGCACGTGCAAAAAATGAACcaaattttgaagaaaattCACGATCTGAAAACACCAAGTTCATTACAGAGCCACGTTCCCGATGCCAGAACAAAAAGAAAACTAAAATGTCTATTCGGCAGGGGGCTTCGGGAAGGGCTTCGCCTCGAATCACGGCTGGCGAGATCTGCCCGACTAGCTGCTGCGCGCCAAGGGCCACCATCTCCCCGAGCTGCATCAGCTCCTCGGAGGTGCAGTTCCTCGCGTAGCTGCTCCCAACGACGGCGAAGTCCACACCGTCGCAGTGCGTGGCCACTGAGGTGAAGGCCGTGTGGGTGTCCTGGTAGAGCGCCTCCGCGATCAGATCGTCCACCCGACCACGGGCAGCCCCGAGCTACTCCGTGAGTGGGCCCTCCGAGGCCACACCCACGAACAAGTGGGCCCACAGTGCCTCCGACACGCCCTGAAGCGCCTCCAGCTCCCCgactatcggtgtttagacccggcaacctactgagggggtatctgaggtagtgttttacgcgtggggctcgccgagatcaggaactcgaaggtgaactcgaacacacgatttagacaggttcaggctgctaatgttgcgtaataccctacatcttgtgtgttggttggattgtattgatttaTGTTATTTGGACTGACAATGTTTCAATTGGACGTAGGGATcttcccgaaccagtataattccctgtctcttgtgtgctagctATCGGAAGTGGGAAGAGCGTGGCGTACAATCATTAGTCAACAGTACGAAACACCGAcatatatacttcctccatcccaaattgtaggccGTTTTAGCATTTCTGGGTGCATAAGATATAATCTATGTATACataaataataatatttatgaatatagaaaagctaaaacgaccaaCAATTTGAACGGAGGGGAGGGAGTATATCTTTATTTTCTCCCATGGGGTGCACTCTACATCATTATGTTCATGTATACTTAGACACGGTGACAAAGTTTGAGTTGCTTCAATCAATTCAAGGAAGTATCTGATCCCTTTGTCTATTAGCATTAAGACTTTTCTTGTATACTAACCCTCTTTATACATTGAAAAATGCCCTAGGAAtgtgaataaaaaaaattaaagaaaatgctcGTGAGCAGTTTGACTTTTTTAGTCTGCGTCTAAATAATGTCACAAATTCAATGTATCGAGTGAACTATACGCTCTTAATAGTGCACTACGTGCTATCTCCTCTCTCAAACGTGCACACTAATCATCGGCGTTCTCTTGACTCAGCTATGCGTTATTGAGTAGAAGTTAGACTCAGGTATGCGTCTAGCTGTGGTTCCAAATTTCTTGAGCCCGCAACCTAGCAAAAAATTGTTTATTTTCAAGATAGAGAATCCAGTAGTTTCGGCAGGAATTTTTGGGCACCCCTGATAAGGTAATTTAGTACTACCTTTATCTCGGAATGGAGCGGTTCTTGCAATCATCTTATCATGATGCTGGATTCTGATATTTTTCTCGTTTTTCTTGATTACCATCATTGACTTTCAGGGGCCATCTTTTTTAAAATAGTAGTCATTGACTTTTGATTAGTTTGAGGAGAAATGTAACAGCACCTTGTTATACTATTGAGCCCTGACCTCACTGCAGGTTTTATATGCATAAATCAAACCTATTTCTTGTTTTGTAATTAAACCTGGCTAATTGAACTAGCTTGATTTAGAGGTAGAGGGAGCTCTCAAGAACATACACCATAGAAGACAAAAGACTGAACATGCTTCTGCCGACAAGTTGACTTACATTATCCACACCACTCACCAAGTTGTCCATGTCTCTATGATACTGTGGTAATTACCACCATTGTTCTTTTACTGGCTGCAGTTTCACATGTAGTTATCTCCAACACCGAGTTTTGATCCCTGGTTTCTTTTACAATGTATCATCTTCAAAACAATCTTCTTCCAACATATTTTGTCATGGGTATACAATACAAACACGATCAAACACAAGTACGGAACATACAGCTAGCTGTCCATTGTGCATCTATGTCAGGCCGGTTTAACTGTCGTTCAAAAATGGACATTTGATCCGTACATAAATCCTAGAATATCAAGGAGAGTGGGGACTCCTTGAGTCCTTGTAAGCAACGATTCCATGCATTCCACTTGCAAAGAAGTACTGTCATCTTAAGCAACTGTGCCTAAAGTACACTGCCTCTAATTGGATGCTTATATAGGGAAAGCAATCATCTGCACAATAATGGTTTCACACAAGAGGCCAAGCAACCATAATCTAACGTGCTGCCAGCTTGATCCCTGCAGCACCACAGCCGTTGATCgtataaaaaaaaacaccacGACATGCGGCAATGTATAGGCCAACATGCTGGGGTCAGAATTACACTGAAGTCTTATTCAGCTAGCATTACACCTATGATTATCAGCTTTTTGCCCAATGCTGAAAGTCTGCATATGGTCATTTAACTGAGTGGACACACAGCTGGGATTAGGTTACATTTGGGGTTTGTATAATGGTTGATTTGTACTCCAAGAGCCAAGCAGCTATAATCTAATGCACTCTGACAGCTAGATCTGCTGTTGTCACAAAAGAAGTGGGGTAAGCAGGCTGATGAGAGTCCCAGCGGGAACACACCAATGGTTTTATTTTATTCCACTACTACTACTTGCATGCCACTAACAATGCTTTGGACTGCCAACTTTTGGATGTGACAAAGTTGCTTTGGTGCGGGAAGGAAGAAAATTCCAACAAACTAAAACAAAGCTTAGCTTGTGAATATTGTACAGTAATTGTTGTAGAAAGAATATCCTTATTACTATGGCATACTAATACAATCTCCAAAAAAGCTTTATTTAAAGTATTTTTAGATCCATTAGGATTTGTTTTCATATGCTGGAAGAAGAATCAGTTTCCTAAGTTAACCTAAGAAAATATACAAAGAAATTAGGTATGTAAAATCCAGTTTCTTTAATACAACTAGGTATCTGAAAATTGAAAGTTGGCCTCAGTACATGTGAGAACTGAAAATGATAGATGTTGAAGGTAGCGATTTTGTGTgaagataaaaaaaaggaaatttgAATATTCTTTCTTATGACtgcaataaaattaaaataGTCATTTTTAAATAGATGAAACATAAGGAATATAATTAGTTACCTAGAACTATTTGAGCACTAAAAAACTTGGAGTAAAATTAAATTGATCATTTtagaaatatgaaaaaaaattaggacTATAATTAGTTAGCCTGAACTATTTgagcatgaaaaaaaaacatatggagGCCATTTCACAAACTTGAAGGATCAAAGTACTCGAAGCATTGACTAGCTGAACTACCATTCGAAATTAACCTAGCCTATAGTTGCCATAAAAGATATATAACATAAAAGAGCCAAAAGAGTGAGCATGTGACCACATTTTTATTGTTTGCATCATGTGAACAACTTGGTGTGTTCACTTGCAAAAATTTCCTCCTCAAACAAAGTCAACTATCCAAAAATAATGGGGCCGCCCATAGAGATGAAAACTAGGCCAGCCCATATCAGTGGCATCAGTTTTCTTTTATTGTATGTGCGTCTGATGGcagaaacataaaaaaatagcctatcaccaaataaaatattatcttttttgttttctccATAAAACTAGTACCATTCTCAATTGTCTGTTTCTTTTGAAGTACCACACAGAaaacaagcaaggctgagcccCCCATGTGCAGCCGGAATAGATTATCTTGTAATGTATGGAGATAATTAAGTTATCAGGAGCACTTAATGGACGCAGTAACTAAAGCTTGGCATCTTAGAACGTGCAAGGTGGTTGCCACCATGCTTAGTTTCTTCATTGTGGCCCTTTGCCCACTGATGGGGCAGAGGAAAAATTAGGGGGCATGGTGGCTATTTTTCaagttattttaaaaaaaatcatatacaACAGCAATTCACCAAGTGGTACTGAAGCTATGGGAACCTCTTTCTTTCTGCTCCTTGCTGCAACCTTATTTCATTTTCTCTAGAATGGTCCCAGGGAATTTCAATTTTTTATCATGGGCCCTTTGTCAAAACTGGAGAAGCTCTAAGGCCTTCATgttctttattttttctaaaaaatgaaATATCCGATTTTATATTCAGAGTTCAGTGCAACCCCCTCAAAGAGCTTATAATTGAGCAATATTTTGAGATCATCAAAGTGATGGACGACTTGAGAAAAAGTGTTGCTTAAATTAAATACATTAATCAAGTGGATATCGTGCAGGGCATATTTTCTTGGCAGTACTATTTGCTTTTGATGCCTAGCAAGCATGGAATTAACTAAGACTATTCCAAATTAGAAGGTCTAgcctttttctccttttgagGTGGAACTACGAAGTTATAGCTTGTGTTGCATTATTGATTTCATGATGCACGCAACTTGACAATTTGATCAGCACAGTTGCAAAAACCTTAGCCTGGCAAGGCAAGCTGAAACTCCACACAACTTGTGAGTGCGGCATTATTAAGTGTACAAAATCAACTCCATGTCCCTATTATAATGTAGTAATAATTTAatttaaacaaaaaaatatctTGTACTACAACTTCTAGCCTGCTCTGGAAAGATAAATGGATTTAGTAAATAATGAGTCCTCGCCGAAAGCAGAGCTGTATGGCATCCCCCAAGACTGCAGGAAAAATAATGGACTAGTCTAGCTTATCTGAACAACCTGGCTTTTAGTCTTTAAAAATCCAGTGCGATcatctgcaactgcaagcaaaATGGTGCAGTGGTACCACATCTACATACGATGTTCAGTTGAATTTGCAGCGGACGCTAACTTTCCATTTCACGGAACAACCATCATTATGTACCATGTAACTGACAGAAGAAAATCCTAAACAAGAACAAAGTCAAAAGATCACAGAACCTAGCTAGCTTTATCATCGCTCAATTATTTATTAATTAAGTTCACCTTGATTAGCTTAGCTAGTTCTTCAGAATTTCGAGCTACAAAACTGACGAGTCTCAATTCAAAGCATGCCATTCAGTTGACGCCGCTAATGACACTTCTCGGGCGAGCAGCAGTTAATTACTCgttgttgggggggggggggggggggtgcggggGACTCGGAGACACATGAACACAGGCGGGATCGCCGGATCGAACTGAAGCTTGTGCTGGTTGATGCGAGGCGAGCAGGTAGGGACAGCGAGACAGGTCCAGATCGGCGCGGCTAGCTGGCACGGCGACAGGAGAGGCCTTGTCTGCTCCAGACCCCGTGCAGCTTGCTTAATCTAATCTGGTAATCCGTGGGTTAACCAATTCGCCGGAGGAGGATTAAATTTGATTAGTAGACCGAGTAAGCACGGGGCTAGGCCGCCTCGAGGCGTGTAGCCGCTTGCCGTGCGTTGCTTGCAAGCCCTTGCTTCTCCGCGTGTGGACTgcgcggaggcggagcgagctgtgtgtgtgtgttcatgTGTGCGATCGGATCCAAGCGCCACCTGGATCGCTCTCCCTCTGGCGGCTGGCATTCCTATTGTCTTGTTCGCGTATACAGCGTTCAGGTTCTTTAGGTGGTACTACGTTTCAGCGTTTCTTAATCGAGTCGGCACTGCAGAGTTTCAGGTTCTGTGAGTTCATTGCCTGCT
It includes:
- the LOC106804280 gene encoding uncharacterized protein LOC106804280; its protein translation is MDRGEPIAKVTSAAVVKLFLDIVYRFGVPNSIITDNGTQFTGRKFLRFCDDYHVMVDWASVSHSHTNGQVKRANGMVLQGLKPCIFDRLKKFMGRWAREVHRLHTLLHGIRHEAVLPTDLNYGAPRVKAYNEARLEGACQDALD